A stretch of candidate division TA06 bacterium DNA encodes these proteins:
- a CDS encoding glycerol-3-phosphate acyltransferase, with the protein MELLGWQKIVVGAFVGYLLGSVPFAVVFSRLLKNVDIRRVGTKNPGAANVFREVGATPGLLTWLFDTGKGVAAMIVSERWLGLSGYWVALVGSAAVVGHCWSIFLLFKGGKGLATSGAVLLYLTPKLFLIAIALHFYIQKVAPRSLAVLITAMVFFVGLVYIVYPQNWLTLLAGIVTLIGVGALANTEAMREMRELRRKAKELEEASY; encoded by the coding sequence ATGGAACTCCTGGGTTGGCAGAAGATCGTAGTGGGAGCCTTTGTGGGCTACCTTCTCGGTTCCGTACCATTTGCAGTCGTCTTCTCCAGACTGCTCAAGAATGTGGACATAAGGAGAGTGGGAACAAAGAACCCGGGTGCTGCCAACGTTTTCAGAGAGGTGGGAGCAACTCCCGGTCTGCTCACCTGGCTCTTTGACACGGGCAAGGGTGTTGCTGCCATGATCGTTTCTGAAAGGTGGCTTGGGCTTTCCGGCTACTGGGTTGCACTGGTGGGATCGGCGGCTGTTGTGGGTCACTGCTGGTCGATATTCCTCTTGTTCAAAGGGGGAAAGGGTCTGGCCACCTCTGGAGCAGTTCTGCTCTATCTTACGCCCAAGCTTTTTCTTATTGCTATTGCCCTTCACTTCTATATACAGAAGGTGGCGCCCCGTTCACTGGCGGTCTTGATCACAGCAATGGTATTCTTCGTAGGGCTTGTTTATATCGTCTATCCACAGAACTGGCTCACTCTTCTTGCAGGGATTGTGACATTGATCGGGGTAGGTGCTCTTGCCAACACTGAAGCGATGAGGGAAATGCGCGAGCTAAGAAGAAAAGCGAAGGAGTTGGAGGAAGCTTCCTATTGA
- a CDS encoding methionyl-tRNA formyltransferase: protein MRLVYFGTSEFAEEPLRRLLKTGAQVVAMVTQPDRPKGRGRKLQPPSVKIVAQESGLDIEQPEDPNSDSFVSTIEKYEPDTIVVVAYAHKLGPRLLGLPQKGCFNIHPSLLPLYRGAAPINWAIIKGEKITGVSIIKMNERFDAGEIMMQDSIEIREDETAGELSVRLSNLGSELMVRVLEAIQQGSVEGTAQDETKVTKAPRIKKSDCDVVWAKTAVEIKNLVRGLYPRPGAYSYYRDKLIKLARANALTEVVEQEPGEILRTDNGIEVASGNGVVRLLSLQPEGKREMSWVDFRNGFRPLPGDRFGRR from the coding sequence ATGAGGCTGGTGTACTTTGGCACGTCAGAGTTCGCCGAGGAGCCTTTGAGGAGACTACTCAAAACCGGGGCTCAGGTTGTGGCTATGGTCACTCAACCAGATAGGCCAAAGGGGAGAGGAAGAAAATTGCAGCCGCCGTCTGTCAAGATAGTCGCACAGGAATCAGGTTTGGACATAGAGCAACCCGAAGACCCCAATTCCGACTCTTTTGTCTCAACAATTGAAAAATATGAGCCGGATACGATTGTGGTTGTGGCCTATGCTCACAAACTGGGTCCCAGACTGCTGGGCCTGCCGCAAAAGGGGTGCTTCAACATACACCCCTCTCTTCTTCCGCTTTATAGAGGGGCCGCGCCCATTAACTGGGCGATTATCAAGGGAGAGAAGATAACCGGGGTCTCTATCATCAAGATGAATGAGAGGTTTGATGCGGGTGAAATCATGATGCAAGACTCTATTGAGATTCGGGAGGACGAAACGGCCGGCGAACTTTCGGTTCGCCTCTCCAATTTGGGTTCAGAACTGATGGTCAGGGTCCTCGAAGCCATTCAACAAGGCAGTGTAGAGGGGACTGCCCAGGACGAGACAAAGGTGACGAAGGCTCCAAGGATAAAGAAGAGTGACTGTGATGTGGTATGGGCAAAGACTGCAGTCGAGATCAAGAACCTCGTGAGAGGACTCTATCCCAGACCAGGGGCCTATAGTTACTATAGAGACAAACTGATAAAACTGGCCAGGGCGAACGCTCTGACGGAGGTTGTGGAGCAAGAGCCGGGCGAAATCCTGAGAACAGACAATGGCATAGAAGTAGCCTCTGGGAATGGTGTCGTCAGGTTGCTCTCCTTACAGCCTGAAGGAAAGCGGGAGATGTCCTGGGTTGATTTCAGAAATGGATTCAGACCGCTGCCCGGTGATAGATTCGGAAGAAGGTAA
- the tgt gene encoding tRNA guanosine(34) transglycosylase Tgt, whose protein sequence is MEEEKFAFEIVKEDEKTNARVGILRTPHGIVETPVFMPVGTQGTVKTMSPRELQEAGVQMIVCNVYHLYLRPGHELIREAGGIHQFISWQKPVLVDSGGFQVFSLADLREINKDGVRFQSHLDGSFHLFTPEKVMEIEDGLSPDVGMVLDEPVPYPSTKDYAASSMELTIEWARKARALDNGSFTLFGIVQGGTYPDLRRVCAERLVDLDFSGYAIGGLAVGEPKVLTMEMVELTVEKLPKEKPRYLMGVGLPQDLVEAYVKGVDMFDCVIPTRNGRTGTVFTRNGKLVVKNAEYKSDHNPIDEDCDCYACRNFSRAYIRHLFNAGEILAPRLATMHNIHYFTQLVSQMRRALMEDRLWDWKEEFLSNYKIEQEVVE, encoded by the coding sequence ATGGAAGAAGAAAAGTTTGCATTCGAGATTGTCAAGGAGGACGAGAAGACCAATGCCAGGGTAGGCATTCTTCGCACTCCCCACGGAATCGTAGAGACCCCTGTGTTCATGCCTGTTGGAACCCAGGGCACAGTCAAGACAATGTCACCAAGGGAGTTGCAAGAAGCAGGGGTTCAAATGATCGTCTGCAATGTATACCACCTTTATCTGAGGCCAGGACATGAGCTGATCAGGGAGGCCGGTGGCATTCACCAGTTTATCAGCTGGCAAAAGCCAGTTCTGGTTGACAGTGGCGGATTTCAGGTATTCAGCCTTGCAGATTTGAGAGAGATAAACAAGGATGGCGTGAGGTTCCAATCCCATCTTGACGGTTCCTTTCACCTCTTCACCCCGGAAAAGGTTATGGAAATAGAAGACGGCCTCTCTCCGGATGTTGGTATGGTGTTGGATGAGCCAGTTCCATATCCGTCGACAAAAGACTACGCCGCTTCCTCCATGGAACTCACAATTGAATGGGCGCGCAAAGCGAGGGCGCTTGACAATGGGAGCTTCACCCTTTTTGGGATTGTGCAAGGGGGCACCTACCCGGACCTGAGGAGGGTGTGTGCAGAGAGGCTTGTCGATCTTGATTTCTCCGGCTACGCGATTGGGGGACTGGCAGTCGGAGAGCCAAAGGTCCTGACCATGGAGATGGTAGAGCTTACCGTAGAAAAACTACCCAAAGAAAAGCCGAGGTACTTGATGGGTGTCGGCCTGCCTCAGGACCTGGTTGAGGCTTATGTAAAAGGGGTCGACATGTTCGACTGCGTCATCCCCACCAGGAACGGAAGGACGGGAACGGTATTCACCAGGAATGGGAAACTGGTAGTGAAAAACGCTGAGTATAAGAGTGACCATAATCCGATAGACGAAGATTGTGACTGCTATGCTTGTAGGAACTTCTCCCGCGCCTACATCAGGCACCTGTTCAACGCGGGGGAGATTCTGGCTCCCAGACTCGCCACCATGCACAACATCCATTATTTCACCCAACTTGTTTCTCAAATGAGAAGAGCCTTGATGGAGGATAGGCTCTGGGATTGGAAGGAGGAGTTCTTGAGCAACTACAAGATTGAACAGGAGGTAGTAGAATGA
- the yajC gene encoding preprotein translocase subunit YajC: protein MIGTAYAMAPGGGQTGGSSGLIGLLPFILMFLVLYFLLIFPQQRKQKKHLEMMSQLKKGDRVVTSGGLHGSIVGFKDRVVIMKVDEKVKVEVEKSAITGVRRMEEDTGR, encoded by the coding sequence ATGATAGGCACTGCATATGCAATGGCCCCCGGGGGAGGTCAGACAGGCGGTTCATCCGGACTGATTGGTCTTCTCCCCTTCATATTGATGTTTTTGGTTCTCTATTTTCTGCTCATATTTCCTCAACAGAGGAAGCAGAAGAAACACTTGGAGATGATGTCACAGTTAAAAAAGGGTGATCGGGTGGTAACCTCGGGTGGGTTACACGGGAGCATTGTCGGCTTCAAGGATCGTGTGGTCATAATGAAGGTGGACGAGAAGGTGAAGGTTGAGGTGGAGAAGAGTGCGATTACGGGAGTGAGGAGGATGGAGGAGGACACCGGGCGATGA